The following coding sequences lie in one Candidatus Eremiobacterota bacterium genomic window:
- a CDS encoding VOC family protein: MQLEPYLFFHGRCEEALNFYKECLNGEIVGINRFSGSPMEQNVSPDYRDKVMHASFVAGDVKFMASDGEAGSPPDGNDDVALSLATTDDAEGERVFNALAAGGTVTMPFEQAFWGGKFGSLTDRFGVQWMVSVHS, from the coding sequence ATGCAGCTCGAGCCGTATCTCTTTTTCCACGGTCGTTGCGAAGAGGCGCTCAATTTTTACAAGGAGTGTTTGAATGGCGAGATCGTCGGCATCAATCGCTTTAGCGGGTCGCCCATGGAACAGAACGTGTCACCGGATTACCGCGATAAGGTGATGCACGCAAGCTTCGTGGCCGGCGACGTAAAGTTCATGGCGTCGGACGGCGAGGCGGGTTCGCCACCCGACGGCAATGACGATGTGGCGTTATCGCTGGCAACGACCGACGACGCCGAGGGCGAACGCGTCTTCAATGCGCTCGCGGCTGGCGGTACGGTGACGATGCCGTTCGAGCAAGCGTTCTGGGGCGGAAAGTTTGGTTCGCTAACGGATCGCTTTGGAGTTCAGTGGATGGTCAGCGTGCACTCATAG
- a CDS encoding HAD family phosphatase — translation MNASPRLVAFDVDGTIVGRDLAVSEGVRAAIARMFAAGETGCLVTGRMYRATVPFARDLGFKTPLICYQGAAIVDPTTDEVLAHTALENEIVKELIGLSERDGMHLQLYRNDEYYCESRNRFSDLYARLAMTQPVLVPSLREAFAYSSATKALVIGDEPVAARYAEKLGKIFAGRANVTRSLPEFVELFDRTVDKGAALRFVAGRLGIPMERTIAIGDSWNDAPLLKAAGFGVAMGSSPPELRALADAVVGDVAHDGVAEAIDKYVLSCA, via the coding sequence GTGAACGCCTCGCCGCGCCTCGTCGCCTTTGACGTCGACGGGACGATTGTCGGGCGCGATTTGGCGGTCTCCGAGGGCGTTCGCGCCGCAATCGCTCGCATGTTTGCAGCCGGAGAGACGGGCTGTCTGGTGACGGGCCGCATGTACCGCGCCACCGTACCGTTCGCGCGTGACCTCGGTTTCAAGACGCCGCTCATCTGCTATCAAGGAGCTGCAATCGTCGATCCCACAACCGACGAAGTGCTCGCGCACACGGCGCTCGAGAACGAAATCGTCAAGGAGCTCATCGGTTTGAGCGAGCGCGACGGCATGCATCTACAGCTCTATCGCAACGATGAATACTATTGCGAGTCTCGCAACCGCTTTTCCGACCTTTACGCGCGGCTTGCGATGACGCAGCCCGTCTTGGTTCCGTCGCTTCGGGAAGCATTTGCGTATAGTTCGGCGACCAAAGCGCTAGTAATCGGTGACGAGCCGGTTGCGGCGCGATACGCGGAGAAGCTCGGTAAAATTTTTGCCGGACGCGCGAACGTAACGCGCAGCCTGCCGGAGTTCGTCGAGCTCTTCGATCGTACGGTTGACAAGGGCGCCGCGCTGCGTTTCGTTGCCGGGCGACTGGGCATTCCGATGGAGCGAACGATTGCAATCGGCGACTCGTGGAACGACGCACCGCTACTGAAGGCGGCAGGCTTTGGCGTGGCCATGGGCTCGTCACCGCCGGAGCTACGCGCTCTTGCCGACGCCGTCGTCGGCGACGTGGCGCACGACGGGGTCGCGGAAGCGATTGACAAGTACGTTCTGTCATGCGCGTGA
- the ftsA gene encoding cell division protein FtsA, protein MKHETVCALDIGTTKTCTVVAVNGSSGLEIVGFGEAPSLGMRKGVVVDLEETIKSIEAATERAERMAGLHFHEVVVGITGDHIRSTNNRAVVAVSGGDREVSSGDVRRVVDASKIINLPSDRQIIHALPRYFTVDGQEGVNDPVGMAGGRLEVDTHIVTGSNSFITNVVKCVHRAGLEASGLVFEPLASSAATLLQEEKQVGVVLLDIGGGTTDIAVYSLGSAIYTATIPVGGNVLTSDISLGLKTTLAEAEEIKKRVGATAKDERFEVRTLDGRATREHAMAELRQIVVPRVLETLRMAKQKIVENVPRDLVLGEVVLTGGGAQLPGIEPIAEEVFGLPVRVGTPNTIGGLTDAMGSPQYATAVGLVLFGANGGREDALRVGRRGGAMIGKVQRWLADLWT, encoded by the coding sequence ATGAAGCACGAGACCGTATGCGCCCTCGACATCGGCACGACCAAGACGTGTACGGTCGTCGCCGTCAACGGCTCCTCCGGTCTGGAGATCGTCGGCTTTGGCGAAGCGCCGTCGCTGGGGATGCGCAAAGGCGTCGTCGTCGATCTCGAGGAGACGATCAAATCAATCGAGGCCGCCACGGAGAGGGCCGAGCGAATGGCCGGCTTGCACTTCCACGAGGTCGTCGTCGGCATCACCGGCGACCACATTCGCAGCACGAACAATCGCGCCGTAGTAGCCGTCTCGGGAGGGGACCGCGAGGTGAGCTCCGGGGACGTTCGTCGGGTCGTTGACGCGAGTAAGATCATCAATCTGCCCAGCGATCGCCAGATCATTCACGCTCTGCCACGTTACTTCACCGTCGACGGACAGGAGGGCGTGAACGATCCGGTCGGTATGGCGGGCGGTCGTCTGGAAGTCGACACGCATATCGTAACCGGCAGCAACAGTTTCATTACGAACGTTGTCAAATGCGTTCACCGGGCGGGCTTGGAGGCTAGTGGGCTTGTCTTCGAGCCGTTGGCGAGTTCCGCCGCGACCTTGCTGCAGGAGGAAAAGCAGGTTGGCGTGGTGCTGCTCGATATCGGCGGCGGAACGACTGATATTGCCGTCTATTCGCTGGGGAGCGCCATCTATACGGCGACGATTCCGGTCGGCGGAAACGTCTTGACGAGCGACATCTCACTCGGCTTGAAAACAACGCTGGCAGAAGCCGAAGAAATCAAGAAACGCGTCGGCGCGACCGCCAAGGACGAACGATTCGAAGTGCGCACGCTCGACGGCCGGGCGACGCGAGAACATGCTATGGCCGAACTGCGACAAATAGTCGTTCCGCGCGTTCTCGAGACTTTACGCATGGCAAAGCAGAAGATCGTCGAAAACGTTCCGCGCGACTTGGTGCTGGGAGAAGTCGTACTCACCGGCGGCGGCGCGCAGCTCCCGGGCATCGAGCCTATCGCCGAGGAAGTTTTCGGCTTGCCCGTTCGCGTGGGAACGCCGAACACGATTGGAGGATTGACCGACGCGATGGGGTCGCCCCAATACGCAACGGCCGTTGGTTTGGTCCTCTTCGGCGCAAACGGTGGACGCGAGGACGCGCTGCGCGTCGGAAGGCGAGGCGGGGCAATGATTGGTAAGGTCCAGCGGTGGCTGGCGGATCTATGGACTTGA
- a CDS encoding DNA polymerase III subunit alpha, with amino-acid sequence MTQFVHLHVHSEYSLLDGACRIEALCRRAAEVGATAVALTDHGVMYGAMEFYYAAREMRLTPILGCEAYVAPRGRLDRTAREEAHVTLLAGDLVGYRNLIALVSKGFLEGYYYKPRIDLELLAKHHDGLIALSGCMSGLVAAPLLRGDYDAAARNAKTYVEIFGDRFYIEVMRHGMPEQDAINDGLVRIGRELNIPLVATNDSHYLEQKDAGAHDVLLCIGTGKTVSDENRMRFYSDQFYLKSPAEMHELWSDLPEACENTVRIAERVDIRIPEKIFHLPEYPVPQSEGDRERSDAEYLRELCESGLLERYGRERIGADATLRTRLDYELAVITKMGFSSYFLIVWDFIKYARDRGIPVGPGRGSAVGSLVAYCLKITDLDPLRFNLMFERFLNPERISMPDIDTDFCVDRRDEVIAYVTEKYGKERVAQIVTFGTMAARAAIRDAGRALGVPLPDVDRIAKLVPSGPGGFSIKRAIEQIPELKSVYALQPQMRKLLDTAKEIEGLSRNAGTHAAGVVISAGPLTEYTPLCRFGDGGINTQYDMDSIERIGLLKMDFLGLRNLTVMDKAVSEIRRTVAPTFALSEISFEDSRTYEMLGRGETVGVFQLESEGMKRVCAELQPSGFDDIMALVALYRPGPMELIPQYVAAKHGRAKPQYLHRSLEPILSETYGIPIYQEQVMRMAREIAGFTLSEVDELRKVISKKQKEKIPFYQEKFVAGAFVTSQVDRLLGERLFHYIEPFAGYAFNKAHAAAYAWIAYQTAYLKANHPLQYLAALMTSVKDKTEKLAEYIDEAKRIGIEVLPPDINESLVDFTVVAGAIRFGLAAVKGVGEAAVRNTIDVRTRDGRFADLFDLAERVDGKQVNRRVFEALVKCGALDGLPGNRAQKLAALDTALELAARATRDAELGQASLFGEMDARASSLAPKMPSVAAPTTREMLAWERETLGIFVSGHPLAEIAPLLRRAGATPIKALQAMQDDALVTIAGTVTGARRSLTKSGQQILVAQLEDTSGVCDVVLFSKTYPQAQHLFENDALLVVKGRIRLRERPAAVPGDEPRLELSVVANEVAPFVPPAIVAYGGAVRGWHVDVTHRDQIDRLARLIDDWPGEVPVVMHVQGRAQRVARAIARDVRVRAELERIFAPQGVREGSLDGYV; translated from the coding sequence TTGACCCAGTTCGTTCACCTCCACGTCCATTCGGAATACTCATTGCTCGACGGAGCGTGCCGCATCGAAGCGCTCTGTCGTCGCGCCGCCGAGGTCGGCGCGACCGCGGTCGCTCTAACCGATCACGGCGTAATGTACGGCGCGATGGAGTTCTACTACGCCGCGCGAGAGATGCGGCTCACGCCGATTCTCGGTTGCGAAGCGTACGTCGCTCCGCGCGGCCGGCTCGATCGCACGGCACGTGAGGAGGCCCACGTTACGTTGCTCGCCGGCGACCTCGTCGGTTATCGCAACCTCATCGCCTTGGTCTCCAAAGGCTTCCTCGAAGGCTATTACTACAAGCCCCGTATCGACCTCGAGCTGCTTGCCAAACATCACGACGGCCTCATCGCGCTCTCCGGCTGCATGTCGGGCTTGGTCGCGGCGCCGCTTCTGCGAGGAGACTACGACGCGGCGGCTCGGAACGCTAAAACCTACGTCGAGATCTTTGGGGATCGATTCTACATCGAAGTCATGCGCCACGGCATGCCGGAGCAGGACGCAATCAATGACGGCCTGGTCAGGATCGGCCGGGAACTGAACATACCTTTGGTCGCAACTAACGACTCGCATTATCTCGAGCAGAAAGACGCCGGCGCCCACGACGTTTTGCTCTGCATCGGTACCGGCAAGACCGTCTCCGATGAGAACCGCATGCGTTTTTACTCCGATCAGTTCTATCTCAAATCGCCGGCCGAAATGCACGAGCTTTGGAGCGATCTACCCGAAGCTTGCGAAAACACCGTGCGCATCGCCGAGCGCGTCGACATTCGTATTCCCGAGAAAATCTTTCACTTGCCGGAGTATCCCGTGCCTCAATCTGAGGGCGACCGCGAGCGCAGCGACGCCGAGTACCTCCGCGAACTTTGCGAATCGGGATTGCTCGAACGTTACGGAAGAGAGCGGATTGGAGCCGACGCTACTCTCCGGACGCGGCTCGACTACGAGTTGGCGGTCATTACGAAAATGGGTTTTTCGTCGTACTTTCTCATCGTCTGGGACTTTATCAAGTATGCGCGAGACCGCGGCATTCCCGTCGGCCCAGGGCGCGGATCGGCCGTAGGGTCGCTCGTTGCCTATTGCCTGAAGATCACCGATCTCGACCCGCTCCGATTTAACTTGATGTTCGAGCGATTTCTCAATCCGGAGCGCATCTCGATGCCCGACATCGATACCGATTTTTGCGTCGACCGCCGCGACGAAGTGATCGCTTACGTGACTGAAAAATACGGCAAGGAGCGTGTCGCGCAGATCGTAACCTTCGGTACAATGGCGGCGCGTGCTGCAATTCGCGACGCCGGCCGTGCGCTCGGGGTTCCGCTACCAGACGTCGATCGGATTGCCAAGCTCGTTCCGTCGGGTCCCGGTGGCTTCTCGATCAAACGCGCCATCGAACAGATCCCCGAATTGAAGAGCGTCTACGCGCTCCAACCCCAGATGCGCAAGCTGCTCGATACCGCCAAAGAGATCGAGGGACTCTCCCGCAACGCGGGGACGCACGCCGCCGGCGTCGTGATCTCGGCCGGGCCGCTGACCGAATATACGCCGCTCTGCCGCTTCGGGGATGGCGGCATTAACACTCAGTACGACATGGACTCGATCGAGCGCATTGGGTTGCTCAAAATGGATTTCCTTGGGCTTCGCAATCTCACCGTCATGGATAAGGCGGTGTCGGAGATACGAAGAACCGTGGCGCCGACGTTTGCGCTCTCCGAAATTTCGTTCGAAGACTCGCGAACCTATGAAATGCTCGGGCGCGGTGAAACCGTCGGCGTTTTCCAGCTCGAGTCGGAGGGGATGAAGCGCGTCTGCGCGGAGCTCCAGCCCTCGGGCTTCGACGACATCATGGCATTGGTTGCGCTCTACCGTCCTGGCCCCATGGAGCTCATTCCGCAGTACGTCGCGGCCAAGCACGGGCGGGCGAAGCCGCAGTACCTGCATCGGAGCTTGGAGCCAATCCTTTCGGAAACGTACGGCATTCCGATCTATCAAGAACAGGTCATGCGCATGGCGCGCGAGATCGCCGGCTTCACGTTGAGCGAGGTCGACGAATTGCGCAAAGTCATCAGCAAGAAACAGAAGGAGAAGATTCCGTTCTACCAAGAGAAATTCGTTGCCGGAGCCTTCGTTACGTCGCAGGTCGACCGGCTCCTTGGCGAGCGGCTTTTCCACTATATCGAACCGTTCGCAGGATACGCGTTCAACAAAGCGCACGCCGCCGCGTACGCGTGGATCGCCTATCAAACGGCGTACCTCAAAGCAAATCATCCGCTGCAATATTTAGCGGCGCTCATGACCTCGGTCAAAGACAAGACGGAAAAACTCGCAGAGTATATCGATGAGGCAAAGAGGATCGGCATCGAGGTGCTGCCGCCAGACATTAACGAATCGCTCGTCGACTTCACCGTCGTGGCTGGTGCGATTCGCTTCGGCTTGGCGGCGGTCAAGGGCGTCGGCGAGGCGGCGGTACGCAATACGATCGACGTCCGTACGCGCGACGGGCGTTTTGCCGACCTCTTCGATCTAGCCGAGCGCGTCGACGGTAAACAGGTGAACCGCCGCGTTTTCGAGGCGCTGGTCAAGTGCGGTGCGCTCGATGGTCTGCCCGGAAACCGCGCGCAAAAGCTCGCCGCGCTCGATACGGCACTCGAGCTCGCGGCCCGTGCCACGCGCGACGCAGAGCTTGGCCAGGCGTCGCTTTTCGGTGAAATGGACGCGCGAGCGTCGAGCCTAGCCCCGAAAATGCCCAGCGTAGCCGCGCCCACGACGCGAGAGATGCTCGCTTGGGAACGCGAAACTCTGGGGATCTTCGTTTCGGGACACCCGCTCGCGGAGATCGCTCCGCTTTTGCGGCGCGCCGGCGCGACGCCCATCAAAGCGCTGCAGGCGATGCAAGACGATGCACTGGTAACCATTGCCGGAACGGTGACCGGCGCGCGGCGCTCGCTAACGAAATCGGGTCAACAAATTTTGGTCGCTCAGCTGGAAGATACGAGCGGAGTCTGCGACGTCGTGCTTTTCTCAAAGACCTATCCACAAGCGCAGCATCTCTTCGAAAATGACGCGCTTCTGGTCGTCAAGGGAAGGATTCGCCTGCGCGAACGGCCGGCCGCCGTGCCGGGAGACGAGCCGCGCTTGGAGTTGTCGGTCGTCGCGAATGAAGTTGCGCCATTCGTGCCGCCGGCCATTGTCGCATATGGCGGCGCCGTTCGGGGCTGGCACGTCGATGTAACCCATCGCGATCAAATCGATCGGCTCGCGCGGCTCATCGACGACTGGCCCGGCGAAGTGCCGGTCGTGATGCACGTCCAAGGACGTGCTCAGCGCGTGGCTCGCGCGATTGCCCGCGATGTGCGCGTGCGCGCGGAGCTCGAGCGCATCTTCGCTCCGCAGGGTGTGCGCGAAGGTTCCTTGGATGGTTACGTGTGA
- a CDS encoding 6-phosphofructokinase, with product MADRVAILVGGGPAPGINGVIASAAMEAFKCGLRAMGIYDGYRDLAAGRPPQTKELTFDDVSRIHTSGGSILRTSRTNPAKDEATLERCVNSIVELGARYLVCIGGDDTTYGAARIAERTNGRIGLATVPKTIDNDLPLLENAPTFGFETARSIGAGILESLMEDGRTTSRWYVVVCMGRKSGSLALGMCKAAGSTLAVLPEEFPEKATLAAVRDTIVGAIVKRRAVGRRHGVVVVAEGIAERVWDDLFATNEHLSRDSFGNVPLAEVPLGTVLRDAVRDRLNQIGVDCVVHSKDIGYELRCAKPVAFDVDYTRTLGYGAVRYLVGGGSGALIALEGGNVRPVDLADLLDPATGRIRTRQVDRTTEAYRVARDYMVYFEPADFTDTEKLAALSSQTNLTPETFRREFEKVALP from the coding sequence ATGGCTGATAGAGTCGCCATCCTAGTTGGAGGCGGCCCCGCCCCCGGCATCAACGGCGTGATTGCATCCGCAGCGATGGAGGCATTCAAGTGCGGATTGCGCGCAATGGGCATCTACGACGGATATCGCGATCTAGCTGCCGGGCGTCCACCGCAGACGAAAGAATTGACATTTGACGACGTTTCGCGAATCCACACCAGCGGCGGCTCGATCCTACGGACCTCGCGGACCAATCCAGCAAAGGACGAGGCCACCTTGGAGCGATGCGTCAACTCGATCGTTGAACTCGGTGCGCGTTACCTCGTCTGCATCGGCGGTGACGACACGACCTACGGCGCAGCCAGGATCGCAGAGCGCACGAACGGCCGCATCGGTCTGGCGACGGTGCCGAAAACAATCGACAACGACCTCCCGCTCCTTGAGAACGCTCCAACTTTTGGTTTTGAAACGGCGCGGTCGATCGGGGCGGGCATCCTCGAGAGCTTGATGGAGGATGGGCGCACGACCTCGCGTTGGTACGTCGTGGTCTGCATGGGGCGAAAATCTGGATCGCTTGCCCTCGGAATGTGCAAGGCCGCCGGCTCGACCCTCGCCGTGCTGCCCGAAGAGTTCCCCGAAAAAGCGACACTGGCAGCGGTGCGCGATACCATCGTTGGAGCGATCGTCAAGCGTCGCGCCGTCGGGCGGCGGCACGGCGTCGTCGTTGTCGCCGAGGGCATCGCCGAACGCGTGTGGGACGACCTCTTCGCAACCAACGAGCACCTTAGTCGCGACTCGTTTGGCAATGTCCCTCTCGCCGAGGTGCCGCTTGGAACCGTTTTGCGCGACGCCGTGCGCGACCGGCTCAATCAGATTGGCGTCGACTGCGTGGTCCACTCGAAGGATATCGGTTACGAGTTGCGATGCGCAAAGCCCGTCGCGTTCGACGTCGACTATACGCGGACATTGGGCTACGGCGCGGTCCGGTACTTGGTTGGCGGCGGCAGCGGGGCATTGATCGCCCTGGAAGGCGGCAACGTTCGTCCGGTTGATTTAGCCGATTTACTCGACCCCGCGACGGGCCGAATTCGAACGCGTCAGGTCGATCGAACGACTGAAGCCTATCGGGTCGCGCGCGACTACATGGTCTACTTCGAGCCCGCAGATTTCACCGATACCGAAAAACTCGCGGCACTCTCCTCTCAGACGAATCTGACCCCGGAGACATTTCGACGCGAATTCGAGAAGGTCGCGCTTCCATAG
- the pckA gene encoding phosphoenolpyruvate carboxykinase (ATP), which translates to MLSLPEKLKVVKLWENLSAPELIEHAIARGEGVLGADGQLIVDTRPHTGRSPKDKFFVREPSSEEHIDWSESNQAIDEDRFDALFDRVAAHFSEREAYSLDCYVGADERYRMPLRVYTELAWHNLFARHLFITPERSEPNFVPEFTVIDAALFTADPQRDGTRTGTFILVNFGRRIILVGGTRYAGEIKKSIFTVMNYLLPLRDTLPMHCSANVGRAGDVAILFGLSGTGKTTLSSDSRRPLIGDDEHGWSADGVFNFEGGCYAKVIRLSAKAEPEIWAATHHFSTVLENVVYDESSRRLDVDSDAKTENTRSAYPLEFIPNIVTGSRAGHPKTIVMLTADAFGVLPPIAKLSRDQAMYHFLSGYTAKVAGTERGISEPQATFSTCFGAPFMVHHPTVYAELLGRKIDDHHVECWLVNTGWTGGPYGVGHRMAIAHTRAMVNAAIEGRIRDEYDLEPFFGLMIPKQVPDVPSDVLNPRNAWPDRSAYDEQARKLAQLFFDNFARFEAHVSPAIRSVAIRPLARS; encoded by the coding sequence ATTCTCTCGCTTCCGGAAAAACTCAAGGTCGTCAAACTCTGGGAGAACCTTTCGGCTCCCGAGCTGATCGAGCACGCAATTGCTCGCGGCGAAGGCGTGCTCGGCGCTGACGGACAGCTCATTGTCGACACTCGTCCGCATACCGGCCGCTCGCCGAAGGACAAGTTCTTCGTGCGTGAGCCTTCGAGCGAGGAGCACATCGATTGGAGCGAGTCCAATCAGGCGATCGACGAAGACCGATTCGACGCCCTTTTCGATCGGGTTGCCGCCCATTTTTCGGAACGCGAGGCCTACAGCCTCGATTGTTACGTCGGCGCGGACGAGCGTTATCGTATGCCCTTGCGCGTCTACACGGAACTTGCCTGGCACAACCTTTTCGCCCGGCACCTGTTCATAACGCCCGAACGATCCGAACCGAATTTCGTCCCCGAGTTCACCGTCATCGATGCTGCGCTCTTTACAGCCGATCCGCAGCGTGACGGAACCCGTACGGGGACGTTTATCCTGGTGAACTTCGGACGCCGCATCATCCTTGTCGGCGGCACGCGATATGCAGGGGAGATCAAGAAGTCGATCTTCACCGTGATGAATTACCTCTTGCCGTTGCGAGACACGTTGCCGATGCATTGTTCGGCGAACGTCGGACGGGCCGGCGACGTAGCGATTCTCTTCGGCCTTTCGGGCACGGGGAAGACGACGCTGTCGTCCGACTCGCGACGACCGCTCATCGGTGACGACGAGCACGGCTGGTCGGCCGATGGTGTCTTCAACTTCGAGGGAGGGTGCTACGCCAAGGTTATTCGGCTCTCCGCCAAAGCCGAGCCCGAGATCTGGGCAGCAACGCACCACTTCTCGACCGTACTGGAGAATGTCGTCTACGATGAATCCAGCCGCCGCCTGGACGTCGATTCGGATGCAAAAACCGAGAACACTCGCTCGGCGTATCCGCTAGAATTCATTCCGAACATCGTCACCGGCAGTCGAGCCGGCCATCCGAAAACGATCGTTATGCTGACCGCGGATGCATTCGGCGTGCTTCCGCCCATCGCAAAACTCTCACGCGACCAGGCGATGTACCATTTTCTTTCCGGATACACGGCCAAGGTAGCAGGCACCGAACGCGGCATCAGCGAGCCGCAGGCCACCTTTTCGACGTGCTTTGGCGCGCCGTTCATGGTGCACCATCCCACCGTCTACGCCGAGCTTCTCGGCCGCAAAATCGACGATCACCACGTCGAATGCTGGCTCGTCAATACCGGCTGGACCGGCGGCCCGTACGGTGTAGGGCACCGGATGGCCATAGCGCACACTCGGGCAATGGTCAATGCCGCAATCGAAGGTCGGATTCGCGACGAGTACGATCTCGAACCGTTCTTTGGTCTGATGATTCCGAAGCAAGTTCCCGACGTTCCAAGTGACGTGCTCAATCCGCGTAACGCGTGGCCGGATCGGAGTGCGTACGACGAACAAGCGCGCAAGCTCGCGCAGCTTTTCTTCGATAACTTTGCGCGATTCGAGGCACACGTTTCACCAGCCATACGTTCAGTTGCGATTAGGCCGCTCGCTCGGTCCTAA
- a CDS encoding P1 family peptidase yields the protein MRWLLFVLPFHFGFFASGPLDGITDVAGVRVAHVTKIEGSAVRTGATAVLPNADPWDHKVSAAFFAFNGNGEMTGTLWIEESGYLEEPLVLTDTLDVGRAADGVVSWVIEHHPRVGRGDDVPLPVVGECDDGLLNDIQARAVMPNDVVALLDSANSGQFARGSVGAGTAMNAFGFRAGVGSASRLLPSDAGGYRVGVLVNDNTGSSRRQLTILGVPVGERLGNEYRPVFPHGYAFKGRLAEGSIIIVIATDAPLDSRQLRALALRAAMGMARTGLTSSVGSGDLIVAFSTSRVFERVADFTVAAPKEPMVEDDDVLDALYTATAEATQAAIYDALFEATTMTGRDGATLYALPVDRVMQMLRGAGAI from the coding sequence ATGCGCTGGCTGCTCTTCGTCCTACCCTTTCATTTTGGATTCTTCGCATCCGGCCCCCTCGACGGTATTACCGACGTCGCCGGCGTTCGGGTCGCGCACGTGACCAAGATCGAAGGCAGCGCGGTCAGGACGGGCGCGACCGCGGTGCTCCCCAACGCCGATCCGTGGGATCACAAGGTCTCGGCCGCTTTCTTCGCTTTCAACGGCAACGGCGAGATGACCGGTACGCTTTGGATTGAGGAATCGGGCTATCTCGAAGAGCCCCTCGTTCTTACCGATACGCTCGACGTGGGGCGCGCCGCGGACGGCGTTGTGAGTTGGGTGATCGAGCACCATCCTCGGGTCGGTCGTGGCGATGACGTCCCGTTGCCAGTCGTTGGGGAGTGCGACGACGGCCTGCTCAACGACATTCAAGCGCGCGCGGTCATGCCCAACGACGTCGTGGCGCTCCTCGATTCGGCGAACTCCGGGCAGTTCGCGCGCGGCAGCGTGGGCGCCGGGACTGCCATGAACGCGTTCGGCTTTCGCGCCGGCGTCGGCTCGGCGTCGCGCCTTCTACCAAGCGATGCGGGAGGCTATCGCGTGGGGGTGCTCGTCAATGACAATACGGGCAGCAGCCGCCGCCAACTGACCATTTTGGGCGTACCCGTCGGCGAACGGTTGGGCAACGAATATCGTCCGGTCTTTCCGCACGGTTACGCATTCAAGGGACGGCTCGCGGAAGGCAGCATCATCATCGTCATCGCCACCGACGCCCCACTCGATAGCCGTCAGCTACGGGCGCTCGCGCTTCGTGCGGCGATGGGAATGGCACGGACTGGACTCACATCCTCGGTCGGTAGCGGCGATCTGATCGTCGCCTTCTCGACCTCGCGCGTCTTCGAAAGGGTCGCGGACTTCACCGTGGCGGCCCCAAAGGAGCCGATGGTCGAAGACGACGACGTGCTCGATGCCCTCTACACGGCGACGGCCGAGGCAACGCAAGCGGCCATTTACGACGCGCTTTTCGAGGCGACGACGATGACGGGGCGCGACGGCGCGACGCTGTACGCCCTGCCGGTCGATCGCGTGATGCAGATGCTGCGGGGAGCGGGGGCAATATGA
- a CDS encoding FtsQ-type POTRA domain-containing protein, translating to MRVRTRRKRSPLARLRAFWLPIALSSLALVAVLVLAATWPGFIAKHVTVSGNHEVSRSEILARAAVRPHISIWLQNTRAMVARIDAIPYIATARIVRVPPATIRIDVTERAPFALLRSGGNEALVDRSLRVLEPATGAEPYPVLAIEPEVEFEPGEFVRTHDATELRDALMVIAARQMEPVELELDRFGGLTVTMRGGIRLLLGEDQDLAQKLTLAAAIRSQVVVRRRRVAAIDLRAPATPVLVYR from the coding sequence ATGCGCGTGAGAACGCGCCGCAAACGTTCGCCGCTCGCTCGACTACGGGCCTTTTGGCTGCCGATCGCGCTCAGCTCACTCGCTCTGGTCGCCGTCCTCGTCCTCGCTGCGACGTGGCCGGGTTTTATTGCCAAGCACGTCACCGTGAGCGGCAATCACGAGGTTAGCCGAAGTGAGATCCTCGCGCGCGCCGCGGTTCGGCCGCACATCAGCATTTGGTTGCAAAACACGCGCGCGATGGTCGCGCGCATCGATGCCATTCCCTATATTGCGACGGCGAGGATTGTGCGCGTACCCCCCGCGACGATTCGCATCGACGTGACCGAACGCGCACCGTTCGCCCTGTTAAGAAGCGGCGGAAACGAGGCCCTTGTCGATCGAAGCTTGCGCGTACTCGAACCTGCGACCGGCGCGGAACCGTATCCGGTGCTTGCGATCGAGCCCGAGGTCGAGTTCGAGCCGGGCGAGTTCGTACGAACCCACGACGCAACGGAACTGCGCGACGCCTTGATGGTCATTGCCGCTCGGCAAATGGAGCCCGTGGAACTAGAACTCGACCGCTTCGGCGGACTGACCGTCACGATGCGCGGCGGCATTCGGCTGCTCTTGGGCGAGGATCAGGATCTCGCACAGAAACTCACCCTCGCCGCGGCGATTCGATCCCAGGTCGTGGTTCGCCGGCGGCGCGTCGCGGCGATCGATCTTCGGGCGCCGGCAACGCCCGTTCTCGTCTATCGCTGA